A window of Passer domesticus isolate bPasDom1 chromosome 11, bPasDom1.hap1, whole genome shotgun sequence genomic DNA:
TTAGCCTCCTTGAAAAACTTCTCATACTTGTCCAGGTAGGCAGGGCGCTCGGGCAGCAGGTAGTAGTGGGTGCTGCTGACCTTCTGCCCATCCTTCACGATGGGCAGGATGCAAGGTCCCTTGGAGCAGTCCTTGCCCTGCGCCTGGATGACCTTGGGGGTGGCGTACTTGGGGTCGAGGGCGAAGCTCTGTGTGGTGGGCATGGGCTTCCCTGGTGAGgtggagaggcaggagcagagggcagcACGTTGCTGGGGGgagcccacctgcagagccatgGGGCTGGGTGTCCGGGaagtgggctgggacagggggtCCCGCGGGGGGATCTGGGGCGGCCGGTCCTCCTCGCCCCCCGAAGCTGGGGAAAGGTCCCCTGACCAGCGCCCAGGCTCATTGCGGCGGAGGGGCCGGGGCGGGATCGGGACACGGGGAGGGATCTGGGGCTTGTCGTCAGCTGGAGCAGCCGGTCCCAAAGGGACGTTGAGCCTCTTCAtgcactcctgctgcagctcctcgaAGAGCTCGGTGGTCTGTGTCATGCTGGGCTGTTTGGTCTCCTTGGGGGGTAGGAAGAGGTTGTCCTCCAGTGCCGGTCCCCTCTCACCCTCATCCACAAAGCCATAGTTGGTCTTTCCCCGCCGGctcggggggctggtgatagaGCAGACCTCAATATCATCCTCATCCTGTGCCACATCATCATAGGCAGGTGGTGGGGGCAAGGGCCGGGAATCCCAGTCCACCACCGGCGTGGGGTGGAGAGGCCGAGGTAGAGCCCGCGTGGGGCTCTGTGGTGGGGTCTTGTCCAGCAAAGAGAAGGCCTCCATGGCCAGCTTGACTAATGACGGGGCTGACAGATCTCCCACTGGAGAGGGGCTACCCTGGGGAACTTCCTCCTCGAAGTCAATGAGAGTCACCTCGCTGCTTGCTGGCCCCTCGCTCGCCAGGCGCCCGGGCTGCCGCTCGCCCACCTTGGTGCCCGGTACTCGGGCTGATGGCTTGACCGGTCGCAGACCCTTCCCTGTGCCTGGCTTCTTCAGGCAGAGCTTACGGAGACCCCCTGGCagaccctcctcctcctcactaACTGGGTCATAGCAAGGCTCTAGAAGGGGCAAAGAGAGATGGTGAGGGTCCCAGCACCCATCCCTAGGGTGCAAGAAGGTGTCTACATCTCCAaccccccaaaccaccccatAATTTCAGCCCTCCTTGCTCCCAAGGCATACTAGGGCACCTGCCCCAGGCCACCCAGgtaagagagaaaagaaagagggtATGAGGAAGGGAGAGCAGCACTCAAAGAAGCCCAACTTACTGGTGAGCAGGACGGTAGGCTGAGGTGGGCGAGGAGGAGGCTGCCCTGCAGAAGACAGAACCCAAGAGAAGGGGAAGCATAGGGTGAACACAGAAGCGGCAGCCAGGGTGCTTGTTAAGGGGTGCATGCTTTGTTGTGTCCCCCCTCACTGGCGGAGCTTGGGGAGGATGCTGGTGGGAAGCCCCGCCAAGGAAAAACTGTAGAATTAGGGGGATTGGGGCATATGCACAGCTTCTGAGTTCCCTCCCTgtggcagccctgctgagatcccctgcactGGGGAGCCCAGCTGTGGGAGGCCAGCAGGGGACAAGGGACTTGGACAaagggcagcaggacagagtCCAGCCAGGCAGAGCCACCAGCTGCCCATGCTGTTGGCAGTGGTGTATGGCCAGGTGACAACACGCCCCAtcaccccagctccccctgctctgcaaaaagcaagtgccagcacagagaCAGAAAGGAGAGGATCCAGCCCATCATCCTGGCAGCAGGGGTACAGGGATGGAGGCTTTGTGCAGCTGAtgggaaggagaaaggagaaaagctACTCACTTTTAGCCCTCCCTGGAAGCTGTGTAGGTCTGGCAGCACTTGCGTCCACACCTAAAATATCAGGAGGATCCAAGGGATTTCCCAGGTACAGCctgtggggagagaggagagagcctGAGGGTCATCAGGGGCCACGTGGGATCCCTGCTCACCAGGCTTGTGCCTTGGGACACCCCACAGCTCCTTCACCACACAACCACACCTGGTGAGTACCTGTGAGTGCAGGGGCAACGCACCCCACAGGCTTCCAGTGCTACGGCACAGAGCCTGGTGCCATCCCAgtgccatcccagtgccaccccaccCATCTCCGGCTCCACGTGCATCTGTGGCTGCCTGCGCTGCGCCCAGGGGACTGCAAGCAGGGCGCTGTGTGCAGGGCACTTGTGCAGCGTGCGGTGCCCGGCACAGCCCTCCGGCAGCAGGGCGATGCTGTGCCCAAGGCAGGGTGCCCCGGTGCCGCGGGGTGCTGGGGCCCGGGCGAGCCGTCGCAAGCCGGGGAGCCGGCGGGAGCCGGCGCAGCCCGAAGGCTTGGGCGTGTGCCGAGCTCGGTGCGTTCTCGGCAGCCCGGGCAGCACGTACCCAGCGCCCGTGCCCACGCAGTGGGGCGCGGGAGGCCTGCCGGGGCACGAGCCAGAGCCGCGTGCACGGCGCCTCGGCTCAGCCCTCCGGGCCGCCGGAACAGCCCGTGACACGGCGTGCCGTGGAGGGGTCAGGCTGGGACTGAGGGACcggcagagctgtcccagcctgggatAACAAACAGCATCGGGATCCCAGGGGATGGACTGAGCCTAGCATAGGAGCTGGCCCTACCCACCAGGAGCTTTCCAGTTTTTGAAATCCTATCCTGTCCCCCACCACTCTGACCTCCCACATCCCTCCAGCCAGTGCTGGGAGGGACCCCCACATGCTGCCTGCCAAGGCACTCATGCTCACTGTTGCACAACCAATCCCACCTGGCAGAGAGCATGTGGGACACTGAAGCACAAGCACCCAGCCCCCCTTCCCCCCATCACAGTCCAGCCAGGTGTCTTTTGATAAGAGCAGGgtggagaaaaaaatcatttcggtggatttttttcatgttttgcttttcaaaaagaATCATGCTGTTAGAAGCGTGGGGACAGGCTGCAAGCCGCGCACATTTAGCagccctgggacaccccaaaagtGTTATGGGGTAATGTGGCCACCTCTGGGGTGGTGCTTACTGATGTCTCCCTGCCCCAGGACAGTCACAAAGATCTTCCCCCTGGGAAAGCCACAAGCACAGCAGCCCCCCATGCCCCCTAAGCCCATTAGTAGGAAGAGGCAAGGAAGTTAGTCCAGCTGCAGGAACCCTACCCAGAGCCACCACCCCAAACATAGTGGGGGCAGAAAGAGATGCTTCATGGGGAAAAGGGGGGCAGCAGCCAAGCCGTGTCTTGCTCCCGAGCCCAGTGGGCAGCGGGGAAGGGAGAGAGCAGGCAGAGGgtgcagagaagacaaaaagTTTCTTACTCATCAATTTTATCGGGAAACCCCCAGCAGTGCTGCGGGTTGGTGTCTCCATGGCCTGTGTGGATGAAGCTGTTTTTAAGTGGCTGGCTGATGTCGTGGGCTGACAGCCCTGCCACCGAGGTCACCGTGTTTCGGGGAAATTGGCCCACTTTTAGGGTCCGTTTATTCTGACCCCGCCACCAGTAATTCTCGGCCCTAAGGAATAAAAAGGACCTCGTTACTGATGAGGGCATGGGAGGTTGACACGCGCCTGCTCCAGTgatggggaggagggaagatTACTTGTCCAAGTGCATGAAGGCATGAGGTGACACAACTAGAAAGGGACCCTGGATGCCCAGGATCCCAACCCTACACCAGCAGTACGCTTTGGCTCCCACCCCTCATGGTCCCTGCACCATCAGGTGGAGGGAATGCAAGTAGTGGGGAACAAAGCTCCATGCTTGTGTGCCAAAAGATatgcctcttcctcctccttgctGCCTCAAGTTACACGGGAGCCTTGGAGTGATGCCTGCACCAAGTTCTTTGTCACCAATCCCTCTGTGCCCCATGTACTACAGGATGGCACAGGAAACACACTTGGCATCTGATGGGGGGCCCATATGGGGGACTGTAGGGTCTTCCTCCTCCCCATATGGGGAGGGGGACGCACAGCTCTCCCTTCCTACATTATCAGCGAGCCTTGTGCAGGCTTCATGCGGGCAGGGAGAGATGGGCACAAGGCAGGCTTAGGCTATCAGTCTTCCTGGAGCCACCTGAGTGGCCCAGGCCACCCTGGGGTACTGgtccccagtgtgtccccaaGAAGTTGCCCAGGACACAGCTGCTTCTGGGGGGGATGAGGTGGTCCTCTAACCCAGAGGGACTGGTGGGGggaacagggatggggcagggaaaggcatCCCAAGTGGTGTGCCTCACCCAGCACCGTGCCAAATAAATGGTGGGGGGGCTCCGACCCTAAGCTCCCCCCCTGCCTGTCAGGGCCCTCCATTCCCCCTGGGCAGGgtgtgctgtgggcagggggCAGTGGCAGTGTGGGTGCCAGCCTGGCGAGGCTGGCATGGGCCCCACAGTTTCCTGGAGTCACCTGTGAGTCACCCCCGGCCACCAGCTCAGCCCTTTTCCTGTTTACCTTCCCGCTGCCGCCAGCCAGCCGCCTTACTCAGCGTCGGGACCCCTCGGCAGAGCTCCGGCAGAGCGCAGCCGGCACCGGGCATCCTCCCTCACCGCGGCAGGCTCGGGAGGAGGGGGAACAGCTCCCCTCCCCGGGACGTCCCCTCCACTCCCCTCCCTGCGCCCCTCGCTGCCACATCCCGACGAAAGGATGCTGCAGCCCGGCCGTCCCTGCactccccctgctcccagcctcgGTCCCACCGAACCCGAGCTCAGACCCCCGGCACAAACCCGCTCCGGCGCTGCCCTGGCTCCTCTCCCCGCGACAGCCCCCTCCCACGAGCGGCTGCGTCCCCGGGGGGCTTTCAGGgaggtccctgcccctgcccacacACACGTACGCACAGCCGGCGCCCGCCGAACGACAGGCAGGGGCTTGAAAAGGGGTGGGGGGTGTTTACGGTGCCCCGGGCGGCTTCGGCAGGGCCGGATGCAGCCCCCGGCAGGAGGCCGCCCCCCTTCCCCCCCGCCAGCTCCGCCCGGACATCCCCACCAGCAGCGCGGTGGGGGTGCCTACTgccggggaaactgaggcacggggaGGGGGCTCCCCTCCGGGAGTACCGGCAGTCGGCCGGGCTTTTGCCAGCCCTCGGCTGCTGAACCCACCGCGTGTGCCCCGAGTCCGCACCCCCAAAACCTACCCAGCGGGGGTCACCAAAGACCGGCGTCCctcggggaaactgaggcaggggaAGCTGCGCCCCGGCTGCACTCCACTCCCGGCAATTCCCGACGGACGGGCAGCCTCCGGCCCCTCTTCCCGCTCTGTCCTTCCCCCCGCGGCTCACCtggggccggcggcggggcggggggcgcggacCCGCAGCCCGGCCGCGATGCGGCGGCAGGGACGATGTAGGCGCTCTGGCACGGCCGCACCGCCCTCCGccgctccttccctccctccgcCGACGCTgcttcccctccccttccctccctgcaaTTAAACCGCCAGACCCTAGGCAAGAGTCATCCCCgcggcggcgggccgggagcagccggtccctgcagacacacaaaCCCGGCCTGATTCACGCCGGGCTCTGACTAACCGCGGGGAGCCGGCCCGGGGCGGGGGACAGCGAGCGatggggacagagccctcctcctcctcccctcggGGTTGGGAGGCCGGCTCTAGTGCGGGCGCGCCGAGCTCCTCTGGGAGGTCCCCACTCTCCCCCAGCTGGGAGGTGACATCCTGGgacagggatgcagggacaAAGGGCCCCCTCCCTACTCCAGTCCCAGGTCCCTGGGGCGGTGGaggggtggctgtgccctggcatGGCCAGCAGGCACCAAGGAGCCCGTAGCACAGCGggttctgccagcacagtaccAAGTTGCACGCTGCCTCTCCCAGCCCGACGACAGCAGCACATCTCCGGGTGCTGGCGGCACGTTCCCGACACGTCCCCGCCACTATCGGCAGGGAGTGGCCCTGGGGTGTGCAGTTTCCCCGGGCAAACCCACGGGCACAGTGGGGTGAGTCAGCAGGGATGGCATGGACTGTGGGCAgtgtgggcagggctgtgcccccccGCACCGGGTGGCCCCACGATGCTGTGCTGCCTGGGGGACCACAAAAAACCAGCTCTGCCCACCCGTGGGGTACACagccttcccctccctgcttcccacagctctgccagcgcTCAGTCTCCCCATTCCTTATCCCAATGCAGGCTGGCAGGCAGTGCATCCCTCTCCACAACACCGCCACCCTCCCCTGCAGTACCTGCCCTCAATGACCGTGATGATGTCGTTCATCTGGATGTGCAGCTTGTCCGGCTCCTCAAAGTCCTGCAGCGCTCTCATGTCGGtgggctgagcctgggggagAAGTGGGTGAGGACAGGAGACGCAGCCCCTCATGTCCATCCTCTTCTGAGGCCAGGCCCAGCCCcaaggagggcagggaggccCCAAAAATGGACAAGAGACAGCATCACCACTGGTCCCTCCTGAGCTGTCACATCCCTGGGGTGTGTGATGGCAAGGCAGAAGCCAGATGCTTCCTGCTGTGACCATGTCACCACCCTCCACctcccagcctgcagggctgcctggccTGAGCTCCCCATGTCACCTCCCACCTCAGCAATACTCTTAGCTCTATCCATGCTTGAACAGAGCTGGCAGGATAGGGTTTTGGGGCTCCTGTCCCCCTCCCTGCTCACCCACCTCCACCAAGAAGTCTCGCAAGGCCACGAAGGTGGGTCGGTCCTCGGGCTTGTGTGCCCAGCACTGCAACATGACATTGTAGATGTCCTGGGGACAGTCCTCAGGCCGTGGCAGCCGCTCACCCTCCTTGTCTATCTTGTGCAGGATCTGTTGGACAGGGTGTGCTGTCAGGTGTCCCAGATCGCCCTCAGCACCAGCAGGGTGAGGTGAGGGGGCAGATCCCTGCTGTACACCTACCTGGCTGCCATTGAGGCCAATCCAAGGCTCCTGACCATAGGTGAACATCTCCCAGAGGGTCACTCCAAACATCCAGGTGTCACTGGCGTGGGAGAAGGTGCGTGTCTTCAGGCTCTCAGGAGCACACCTACAGGGGGAAGGACATGAGCATCAGAAGGCCATGGGTGCTGCACCTCCAGGTGTCCCCCTCCCCAGTGCTCACCAGGCAAAGGGGACCTTGCGATGCTCCTGCATCACGTAGTGATCATCATTCTTGGGCAGTGCCCGCATCAGACCGAAGTCCCCAATCTTGACGAGCTCGTTGGAGGCCAGCAGGATGTTGCGGGCAGCCAGGTCACGGTGGATGAAGCGCTTGGACTCCAGGTAGGCCATGCCCTTGGCCACTTGGATGGCATACTGGCACAGGGTGGAGATGAGGAAATGGCCCTGGTTCTTCCGCAGGCGGTCCAGGAGGGAGCCCAGTGGGGCCAGCTCTGTCACCTGGGCCATGGGACGAGGACAGCAAGCAGGTGAGTCCAAAGCCACCCTGGCTGGGCTGGTTTCCAGCCTTCTTATGCCCCACTGGGGATGCCAGCAGAGGGCTTGGGGTACAGATCCAGCCTGCTTGGCTCATGCCATCATGTGGGACCTCCTCCCCCGGAGGGTGTCATTGGGGTGGGCCCCATCCCCCCCACTCACCATCTTCATGGGGTGGGAGAGCACCACGCCATACAGGCGGATGAGGTTCCTGTGGTCCAGGGAGTGCATGGCATTCACCTCCCGGATGAAGTCGTCCAGTGCCTCCGGCTGGCTCAGCACATCTGTCTTGAGGCACTTCACTGCCACATTCAGCTACGGCCAAAGGAGGGATGAGTTCTGAAGCATCTTCCCCTGTGCGTGGTCCCACCGCCTGGCTCCccacccccagagcagcccctcacCGTCTTGCCAGCAGGTGTGCACCACTCGCCGCGACGCACGACACCAAAGGAGCCGTCGCCCAGCTTCTCAAAGATGGAGAGGTCCCGCTCCCGCACGAGGCAGGTGAGGGAGTGCTGGCCCCCAGCTTCAGGGGGCGGTGGTGTGGGAGGCTTGCGGAAGGtactctggggctggggctgcagctccgACTCCGGGCGCTTCCCACTGAACACCTGTGGGACATGGAGCAAGGTGAAACGTGGGCATGGAAACACCCCAAGCCTTGGGTCTGTAAGCGAGAAGTTCTGGCACAACCCCTCGCCTTGGCTGAACACACTGGAACCTAGTGATGATCCATAACTGGACCCATAACCCAGAGAAGGCTGGTTGAGGGAGAGGGCTCCATtactcctgctgccagcacagagctatGATTCCCATGGAGGGAAGAGTTTGTTTctcttgcagcagctctgcagcagttcctcagcagccacagcaaacCAGGCCGGTAGCCAGAGAGCCCTGGGCACTCCTTGGCCAGGCTGAGGCCACACAATGTGCCTGGGCACAAAGCCAAGAGAAACCTCCAGCTTGGGCTGAGCCTGGTGACACATCTCTGCAGCGACGTGGGCTTTGCAATGCATGCTGGCTACCACCACCCAGAAGGGATGGGCTCTCCTTCCATCTCCCTCAGCTGGGATGGATGGTGTGCCCCGTGGAACAGGGTCCATGCCAGTCTTGATGCAGGGTGCGCGGGGGCTGGCCCAGCATGTGTCTGGGGTGGGAGGTGGCATTTCTGCTATTTGTTCTTTAATAGAAGTAGCCTTCTATTAAAAGCCCATCCTCATCatgtcccagcacaggcaggggagaggccatggcccagagcccagctggcaaACTGGGCTCTGCCAAACTCTGAGTTTCTGGGGTGCCAAGTGCCACAGGGTGCCAGCAGTACCAACTTTGGATGGGATGATATTAGGGCATATGTGAGCATCCCAAGGTCCCCTGTGACAGTGTGTCCCAGCCTGCAGGTACAAGGCTTTGCCCCCTTGCTGTGAGGCAGCAGGGTGGGCAGTGTCCTGGGCACCACTGCTGCCCACAGAGCTGTCTGCAGCAAGGCTCTCTGGTGCACTTGCTGCAAACAAGTTTCCTGACAAAGAGGCAAATAACATGAGGGGAATGAATTTTCCAAGTGCTGGGGTAGCAGGGTCACACCACAGGCAGGGCATGGATGGCAGGGTCTTCTGCCCATTTCCCTGGCAGCCTCCAGGGCCATGGGGGAGCCAGGCACCCTGAAAGGGTACAGAGAGGGATCCAGATCTTCCTGTCTGCTTCAGTTTCTCTGCCACACCTGTCTCTCTCCCATCCCTACCTTGCTCATCCAGGATTTCCGCTTGCACATGGCTTTCCTCCGCTTCACTGCCTCCCACAGCCGCCGCTGGCctgcaggacacagggacacagtgaCTGTCACAAGCCAGTTGGGGTAGGGTCCCCTCTAGCCCCATATGCTCCTGTGGGCTTCCCAAAAGGTGCTGCACATCCAGCCAGGGGTAAGGGGGGAGGTTTGTGGGGGATGTACACACCGGGGCGTCCCATGCCAATCTTCTCCAGATCCTCATTTTTGACGTACTCAAAGTGGGAGAGGCGTGTGACGTTGAGCTCGTCTCGGATGCGCAGGAAgtactgctgcagctgcagctcggtgagcagctccagcagccagtCCGTGCCCTCCTCCGCCTGCATGCTacagctcagcctctgctgggacaCAATATCGGGTCAGGGGCAGCCCAGCTCCGTTCccctctgccctgtccccactggggagtcacccagaggagctcagagccaaggctggGGTGCTGCTGTGAGGGAGACATAGTGGAGTCATCTCCTGAGCCTGTCACCACCTCTCTGGGGGAAGCCAGGAGAGGCACCCCAATCAGCAGGACCCCCAGAGATAGGAAGGGCATCCCAGtctgccctgtcctgcccacagaaacaccagcccagccctccattccagcacaggctgtcccctggccaggagtgctaaggaggaggaggcagaagCTCAGAACAGATGTGCCTGCCCAATTCTCTCTGCTCAGCTGGAAGGGCTCAGCTGtacccagcagggacaggcaccTTGGCATGCCC
This region includes:
- the TNK2 gene encoding activated CDC42 kinase 1 isoform X7, with amino-acid sequence MLCAGGQGQAMGPGSGSPEMAARRNLAPPRPPLPQGSPALRAGPPRPPACSIQPTKQHQVPALRERLSCSMQAEEGTDWLLELLTELQLQQYFLRIRDELNVTRLSHFEYVKNEDLEKIGMGRPGQRRLWEAVKRRKAMCKRKSWMSKVFSGKRPESELQPQPQSTFRKPPTPPPPEAGGQHSLTCLVRERDLSIFEKLGDGSFGVVRRGEWCTPAGKTLNVAVKCLKTDVLSQPEALDDFIREVNAMHSLDHRNLIRLYGVVLSHPMKMVTELAPLGSLLDRLRKNQGHFLISTLCQYAIQVAKGMAYLESKRFIHRDLAARNILLASNELVKIGDFGLMRALPKNDDHYVMQEHRKVPFAWCAPESLKTRTFSHASDTWMFGVTLWEMFTYGQEPWIGLNGSQILHKIDKEGERLPRPEDCPQDIYNVMLQCWAHKPEDRPTFVALRDFLVEAQPTDMRALQDFEEPDKLHIQMNDIITVIEGRAENYWWRGQNKRTLKVGQFPRNTVTSVAGLSAHDISQPLKNSFIHTGHGDTNPQHCWGFPDKIDELYLGNPLDPPDILGVDASAARPTQLPGRAKRQPPPRPPQPTVLLTKPCYDPVSEEEEGLPGGLRKLCLKKPGTGKGLRPVKPSARVPGTKVGERQPGRLASEGPASSEVTLIDFEEEVPQGSPSPVGDLSAPSLVKLAMEAFSLLDKTPPQSPTRALPRPLHPTPVVDWDSRPLPPPPAYDDVAQDEDDIEVCSITSPPSRRGKTNYGFVDEGERGPALEDNLFLPPKETKQPSMTQTTELFEELQQECMKRLNVPLGPAAPADDKPQIPPRVPIPPRPLRRNEPGRWSGDLSPASGGEEDRPPQIPPRDPLSQPTSRTPSPMALQVGSPQQRAALCSCLSTSPGKPMPTTQSFALDPKYATPKVIQAQGKDCSKGPCILPIVKDGQKVSSTHYYLLPERPAYLDKYEKFFKEAKSPEEVAASRQVTTATVRPMVQQPLSDCKANFSSNNSNPGPKCLVKASCSLQKIVYDGPDVCRPADKIRLVQDTVHGVTTEECQAALQNHGWSTQRAIQYLKVEQLFCLGLKSRGECQRVLEMFDWNLAQASSHLLDPYSATRQKW
- the TNK2 gene encoding activated CDC42 kinase 1 isoform X1, with product MVPPHPPPPPGCLVHRAGVRGEGGCERGAGGDATTSPRRSRSRDRRWAAGLPRREEDSGVRLGLGNFLPCDPKPGSSPRRPQADAGVSAEPPARRCAAAAASAMGERCDYQRLSSAEEEEEVHGPLPHSFSDSTGQRALRLGSRRPTPPPRQDIAPGMPCRRQRLSCSMQAEEGTDWLLELLTELQLQQYFLRIRDELNVTRLSHFEYVKNEDLEKIGMGRPGQRRLWEAVKRRKAMCKRKSWMSKVFSGKRPESELQPQPQSTFRKPPTPPPPEAGGQHSLTCLVRERDLSIFEKLGDGSFGVVRRGEWCTPAGKTLNVAVKCLKTDVLSQPEALDDFIREVNAMHSLDHRNLIRLYGVVLSHPMKMVTELAPLGSLLDRLRKNQGHFLISTLCQYAIQVAKGMAYLESKRFIHRDLAARNILLASNELVKIGDFGLMRALPKNDDHYVMQEHRKVPFAWCAPESLKTRTFSHASDTWMFGVTLWEMFTYGQEPWIGLNGSQILHKIDKEGERLPRPEDCPQDIYNVMLQCWAHKPEDRPTFVALRDFLVEAQPTDMRALQDFEEPDKLHIQMNDIITVIEGRAENYWWRGQNKRTLKVGQFPRNTVTSVAGLSAHDISQPLKNSFIHTGHGDTNPQHCWGFPDKIDELYLGNPLDPPDILGVDASAARPTQLPGRAKRQPPPRPPQPTVLLTKPCYDPVSEEEEGLPGGLRKLCLKKPGTGKGLRPVKPSARVPGTKVGERQPGRLASEGPASSEVTLIDFEEEVPQGSPSPVGDLSAPSLVKLAMEAFSLLDKTPPQSPTRALPRPLHPTPVVDWDSRPLPPPPAYDDVAQDEDDIEVCSITSPPSRRGKTNYGFVDEGERGPALEDNLFLPPKETKQPSMTQTTELFEELQQECMKRLNVPLGPAAPADDKPQIPPRVPIPPRPLRRNEPGRWSGDLSPASGGEEDRPPQIPPRDPLSQPTSRTPSPMALQVGSPQQRAALCSCLSTSPGKPMPTTQSFALDPKYATPKVIQAQGKDCSKGPCILPIVKDGQKVSSTHYYLLPERPAYLDKYEKFFKEAKSPEEVAASRQVTTATVRPMVQQPLSDCKANFSSNNSNPGPKCLVKASCSLQKIVYDGPDVCRPADKIRLVQDTVHGVTTEECQAALQNHGWSTQRAIQYLKVEQLFCLGLKSRGECQRVLEMFDWNLAQASSHLLDPYSATRQKW
- the TNK2 gene encoding activated CDC42 kinase 1 isoform X6 → MVPPHPPPPPGCLVHRAGVRGEGGCERGAGGDATTSPRRSRSRDRRWAAGLPRREEDSGVRLGLGNFLPCDPKPGSSPRRPQADAGVSAEPPARRCAAAAASAMGERCDYQRLSSAEEEEEVHGPLPHSFSDSTGQRALRLGSRRPTPPPRQDIAPGMPCRRQRLSCSMQAEEGTDWLLELLTELQLQQYFLRIRDELNVTRLSHFEYVKNEDLEKIGMGRPGQRRLWEAVKRRKAMCKRKSWMSKVFSGKRPESELQPQPQSTFRKPPTPPPPEAGGQHSLTCLVRERDLSIFEKLGDGSFGVVRRGEWCTPAGKTLNVAVKCLKTDVLSQPEALDDFIREVNAMHSLDHRNLIRLYGVVLSHPMKMVTELAPLGSLLDRLRKNQGHFLISTLCQYAIQVAKGMAYLESKRFIHRDLAARNILLASNELVKIGDFGLMRALPKNDDHYVMQEHRKVPFAWCAPESLKTRTFSHASDTWMFGVTLWEMFTYGQEPWIGLNGSQILHKIDKEGERLPRPEDCPQDIYNVMLQCWAHKPEDRPTFVALRDFLVEAQPTDMRALQDFEEPDKLHIQMNDIITVIEGRLYLGNPLDPPDILGVDASAARPTQLPGRAKKPCYDPVSEEEEGLPGGLRKLCLKKPGTGKGLRPVKPSARVPGTKVGERQPGRLASEGPASSEVTLIDFEEEVPQGSPSPVGDLSAPSLVKLAMEAFSLLDKTPPQSPTRALPRPLHPTPVVDWDSRPLPPPPAYDDVAQDEDDIEVCSITSPPSRRGKTNYGFVDEGERGPALEDNLFLPPKETKQPSMTQTTELFEELQQECMKRLNVPLGPAAPADDKPQIPPRVPIPPRPLRRNEPGRWSGDLSPASGGEEDRPPQIPPRDPLSQPTSRTPSPMALQVGSPQQRAALCSCLSTSPGKPMPTTQSFALDPKYATPKVIQAQGKDCSKGPCILPIVKDGQKVSSTHYYLLPERPAYLDKYEKFFKEAKSPEEVAASRQVTTATVRPMVQQPLSDCKANFSSNNSNPGPKCLVKASCSLQKIVYDGPDVCRPADKIRLVQDTVHGVTTEECQAALQNHGWSTQRAIQYLKVEQLFCLGLKSRGECQRVLEMFDWNLAQASSHLLDPYSATRQKW